From Phenylobacterium montanum, the proteins below share one genomic window:
- a CDS encoding cytochrome P450: protein MRVPQDIAETIVNPTAYADSRIFDAYAWLRANKPLAVAQPEGFDPFWVVTRHADILEISRQNDLFHSGDLATTITSREVDARVRKLTGGSPHLVRSLVQMDAPDHPKYRALTQAWFMPQNIKKLEERIRAIARAAVERMVATGGECDFVREIALHYPLHVVMEILGVPEADEPRMLMLTQELFGAADPELGRTPKESKEPEDLGPIQQVIADFYQYFAKISADRRAHPTGDLATVIANSQIDGQPISEFEAMSYYVIVATAGHDTTSSTTGGAMWALCDNPDQLAWVKEDLSRVPGLIDEAIRWTTPVKTFMRSATADAEVGGQKIGKGDWLMLCYASGNRDETVFDEPNRFRADRSPNKQLAFGYGAHLCLGQHLAKMEMRILYEELLPRIKSVRLNGEPKMSQAVFVNGPKTLPIAFELA from the coding sequence GTGCGGGTTCCCCAGGATATCGCCGAGACCATCGTCAATCCGACGGCCTATGCCGACAGCCGGATTTTCGACGCCTATGCCTGGCTGAGGGCCAACAAGCCCCTGGCCGTGGCCCAGCCGGAGGGCTTCGATCCGTTCTGGGTGGTGACGCGGCACGCCGACATCCTGGAGATCAGCCGCCAGAACGACCTCTTCCATTCCGGCGACCTGGCCACCACCATCACCAGCCGCGAGGTCGACGCGCGGGTGCGCAAGCTGACCGGCGGCAGCCCGCACCTGGTGCGCAGCCTGGTGCAGATGGACGCGCCCGACCATCCGAAATACCGCGCCCTGACCCAGGCCTGGTTCATGCCGCAGAACATCAAGAAGCTGGAGGAGCGCATTCGCGCCATCGCCCGGGCGGCGGTCGAGCGGATGGTCGCTACCGGCGGCGAATGCGACTTCGTGCGCGAGATCGCCCTGCACTACCCGCTGCACGTGGTGATGGAGATCCTGGGCGTGCCGGAGGCCGACGAGCCGCGCATGCTGATGCTGACCCAGGAGCTGTTCGGCGCCGCCGATCCCGAGCTGGGCCGCACGCCGAAGGAGTCGAAGGAGCCGGAGGACCTGGGGCCGATCCAGCAGGTGATCGCCGACTTCTACCAGTACTTCGCCAAGATCAGCGCCGACCGCCGGGCCCATCCTACAGGCGACCTGGCCACCGTGATCGCCAACAGCCAGATCGACGGCCAGCCGATCTCGGAATTCGAGGCCATGAGCTACTACGTGATCGTGGCCACGGCGGGCCACGACACCACCTCCTCGACCACCGGCGGGGCCATGTGGGCCCTGTGCGACAACCCCGACCAGCTCGCCTGGGTGAAGGAGGACCTGTCGCGCGTGCCCGGCCTGATCGACGAGGCGATCCGCTGGACCACCCCGGTCAAGACCTTCATGCGCTCGGCCACCGCGGACGCCGAGGTGGGCGGTCAGAAGATCGGCAAGGGCGATTGGCTGATGCTGTGCTACGCCTCGGGCAACCGCGACGAGACGGTGTTCGACGAGCCGAACCGCTTCCGCGCCGACCGCTCGCCCAACAAGCAGCTGGCCTTCGGCTACGGCGCGCACCTGTGCCTGGGCCAGCACCTGGCCAAGATGGAGATGCGCATCCTCTACGAGGAGCTCTTGCCCCGGATCAAATCGGTGCGGCTGAACGGCGAGCCGAAGATGTCCCAGGCCGTTTTCGTCAACGGACCGAAGACCCTGCCGATCGCGTTTGAATTGGCGTGA
- a CDS encoding TetR/AcrR family transcriptional regulator: MSTTAAPPPVSQRRSQAERRDESERLLVEATLKVVAEQGVSAATFEEIGRAAGYSRGLATQKFGSKAGLAEAVIAYLHRAREAVLEADHVGEMPAFEAIAYYVESHLRSLSLAADGRAYFMLLGAAVADANAQRPAFAASHDRVRVWLRSQLERGQASGDIRADVDPDAGALMIGSLMLGLSIQWLIDPGMDLEPIRRTTIQTLRQSLLAAGGTTSVAKES; the protein is encoded by the coding sequence GTGTCAACGACAGCCGCGCCCCCACCCGTATCCCAGCGCCGATCTCAGGCCGAGCGCCGCGACGAGTCCGAGCGGCTGCTGGTCGAGGCCACCTTGAAGGTGGTCGCCGAGCAGGGCGTCAGCGCCGCGACCTTCGAGGAGATCGGCCGCGCCGCCGGCTACAGCCGCGGCCTCGCCACCCAGAAGTTCGGCTCCAAGGCCGGCCTGGCCGAGGCGGTGATCGCCTATCTGCACCGGGCGCGCGAGGCGGTGCTGGAGGCTGACCATGTGGGCGAGATGCCCGCCTTCGAGGCCATCGCCTACTATGTCGAAAGCCACCTGCGCAGCCTCAGCCTGGCGGCCGATGGGCGGGCCTATTTCATGCTGCTGGGCGCCGCCGTCGCCGACGCCAACGCCCAAAGGCCCGCCTTCGCCGCCTCGCACGATCGGGTCCGCGTCTGGCTGAGGAGCCAGCTCGAGCGCGGCCAGGCGAGCGGCGACATCCGCGCCGATGTTGACCCGGACGCTGGCGCGCTCATGATCGGCAGCCTGATGCTGGGCCTCAGCATCCAGTGGCTGATCGACCCCGGCATGGACCTGGAGCCGATCCGCCGGACCACCATCCAGACCCTGCGCCAGAGCCTTCTGGCCGCGGGCGGAACCACGAGCGTCGCGAAGGAGTCCTGA
- a CDS encoding phosphotransferase family protein, whose product MSATPERRGEDGEPSAFEQTFERGLEAMAGRIDPEASGIAGLKRLSGGASQELWRFDLIKGEAKRPVILRRAPGGDRVSETAVGLENEAALIVAAAKAGVPVPPVLYVLQPGDGLGRGFVMGFVEGETLGGRIVKGEAFAEVRPRLARQCGEIIAKIHTLDPADFPGLRRSTARGVLEQYHASYRASNWPRPVFDLAFRWLSEHCPPDPERPCLVHGDFRNGNLMFGPDGVRAVLDWELAHVGDPMEDLGWICVNSWRFGQVHKTVGGFGDLNDLFDGYEAASGARLDRAAAKWWEVLGSLKWGVMCAGMPPVFRTVDPTVERAVIARRASETEVDLMRLLAS is encoded by the coding sequence ATGAGCGCCACGCCAGAGCGCCGCGGCGAGGACGGCGAACCTTCAGCGTTCGAACAAACGTTCGAACGCGGCTTGGAGGCCATGGCCGGACGCATCGACCCTGAGGCGAGCGGCATAGCCGGCCTGAAACGCCTTTCCGGCGGCGCCAGCCAGGAGCTGTGGCGTTTCGACCTGATCAAGGGCGAGGCGAAGAGGCCGGTTATCCTGCGCCGCGCGCCGGGCGGCGACCGCGTCTCCGAGACCGCGGTGGGGCTGGAAAACGAGGCCGCCCTGATCGTCGCCGCCGCCAAGGCCGGCGTGCCCGTGCCGCCGGTGCTCTATGTGCTGCAGCCGGGGGACGGCCTCGGCCGCGGCTTCGTCATGGGTTTCGTCGAGGGCGAGACGCTCGGCGGGCGTATCGTCAAGGGCGAGGCGTTCGCCGAGGTCCGCCCGCGCCTGGCCCGCCAGTGCGGCGAGATCATCGCCAAGATCCACACCCTCGACCCCGCCGACTTCCCCGGCCTGCGCCGCTCGACCGCGCGGGGCGTGCTGGAGCAGTACCATGCCTCCTACCGCGCCTCGAACTGGCCGCGGCCGGTGTTCGACCTGGCTTTCCGCTGGCTCTCCGAGCACTGCCCGCCGGACCCGGAGCGGCCCTGCCTGGTGCATGGCGACTTTCGGAACGGCAACCTGATGTTCGGCCCCGACGGGGTGCGCGCCGTGCTGGACTGGGAGCTGGCCCACGTCGGGGATCCCATGGAAGATCTTGGATGGATCTGCGTCAATTCCTGGCGCTTCGGCCAGGTGCACAAGACCGTCGGCGGCTTCGGCGACCTCAATGACCTGTTCGACGGCTATGAGGCCGCCAGCGGCGCCCGCCTCGACCGCGCCGCCGCCAAGTGGTGGGAGGTGTTGGGCTCGCTGAAATGGGGGGTGATGTGCGCCGGCATGCCGCCGGTGTTCCGCACCGTCGATCCCACCGTCGAGCGGGCGGTGATCGCCCGCCGGGCCTCGGAGACCGAGGTCGACCTGATGCGCCTTCTCGCGAGCTGA
- a CDS encoding DUF6285 domain-containing protein: protein MQDQPHPSEVIGAVAEFLRNTVIPKADPLTAFQTRVAVNALEMMRRQLDLAPAAEAAELERLKVILGHDGTLAELNAELSSKIAEGALDLTAPGLRDHLWTTTLDKLAVDQPTYAAYRAALQEHEQKS from the coding sequence ATGCAGGACCAGCCCCATCCCAGCGAAGTGATCGGCGCCGTCGCCGAATTCCTGCGCAACACGGTGATTCCCAAGGCCGATCCCCTGACCGCCTTCCAGACCCGCGTCGCCGTCAACGCGCTTGAGATGATGCGTCGCCAGCTCGACCTGGCCCCCGCCGCCGAGGCGGCCGAGCTGGAGCGGCTGAAGGTCATCCTCGGCCATGACGGAACGCTGGCCGAGCTGAACGCCGAGCTGTCGTCAAAGATCGCCGAAGGCGCACTGGACCTTACGGCGCCCGGCTTGCGCGATCATCTCTGGACCACCACCCTGGACAAGCTGGCGGTCGATCAGCCGACCTACGCCGCCTATCGCGCGGCCCTGCAAGAACACGAACAGAAGAGCTGA
- a CDS encoding acyl-CoA dehydrogenase family protein: MDFALDPELVEYLAELDRFIEAEIKPIEQLDDNIRFFDHRREHARTDWDNDGLPRQEWEDLLAVARKKADEAGHLRYAWPKEMGGKGGTNLAMAVIREHLAAKGLGLHNDLQNEHSIVGNNPFVLMFKAFATNAQYEMYGERLLKGEIRAAFGLTEPNHGSDATFMETRAVREEKDGVSGWRINGQKMWTTGMHVVSHIMVFARTSGKDGDATGITVFLVPADDPGVKIEEWMWTFNMPTDHPRVSLTNIWVPDEAIWGVEGRGLGLGQSFVHQNRIRQAASSLGAAVYCINESVKYARLRKPFGKALSENQAIQWPLVELNTQAEMLRLLIRKTAWEMDQLDHKEIERQISDKVSMCNYWGNRLCCEAADRAMQVHGGIGYSRHKAFEHIYRHHRRYRITEGSEEIQMRKVAAFLFGYLGPKRQEFAELEKRYDELRASGLNDREIEI; the protein is encoded by the coding sequence ATGGACTTCGCCCTGGACCCGGAACTGGTCGAATACCTCGCCGAGCTGGACCGCTTCATCGAGGCCGAGATCAAGCCCATCGAGCAGCTGGACGACAATATCCGCTTCTTCGACCATCGCCGCGAACACGCGCGCACCGACTGGGACAATGACGGCCTGCCGCGCCAGGAGTGGGAGGATCTCCTGGCCGTGGCGCGCAAGAAGGCCGACGAGGCCGGTCACCTGCGCTACGCCTGGCCCAAGGAGATGGGCGGCAAGGGCGGCACCAACCTCGCCATGGCGGTGATCCGCGAGCACCTGGCGGCCAAGGGGCTTGGCCTGCACAACGACCTGCAGAACGAGCACTCGATCGTCGGCAACAATCCCTTTGTGCTGATGTTCAAGGCCTTCGCCACCAACGCCCAGTACGAGATGTACGGCGAACGGCTGCTGAAGGGGGAAATCCGCGCCGCCTTCGGCCTGACCGAACCCAATCACGGCTCGGACGCCACCTTCATGGAGACCCGCGCGGTCCGCGAAGAGAAGGACGGGGTTTCCGGCTGGCGCATCAACGGCCAGAAGATGTGGACCACCGGCATGCATGTGGTCAGCCACATCATGGTGTTCGCCCGCACCAGCGGCAAGGACGGCGACGCCACCGGCATCACCGTGTTCCTGGTCCCCGCCGACGATCCCGGGGTGAAGATCGAAGAGTGGATGTGGACCTTCAACATGCCCACCGACCACCCGCGCGTCTCCCTGACCAACATCTGGGTTCCGGACGAGGCGATCTGGGGCGTCGAGGGCAGGGGCCTGGGCCTCGGCCAGAGCTTCGTGCACCAGAACCGCATCCGCCAGGCGGCCTCGTCCCTGGGCGCGGCGGTCTATTGCATCAACGAAAGCGTCAAGTACGCGCGGCTCCGGAAGCCCTTCGGCAAGGCCCTGTCCGAGAACCAGGCCATCCAGTGGCCGCTGGTCGAGCTGAACACCCAGGCCGAGATGCTGCGCCTGCTGATCCGCAAGACCGCCTGGGAGATGGACCAGCTGGACCACAAGGAGATCGAGCGCCAGATCTCGGACAAGGTCTCCATGTGCAACTACTGGGGCAACCGCCTCTGCTGCGAGGCCGCCGACCGGGCCATGCAGGTGCACGGCGGCATCGGCTATTCGCGGCACAAGGCCTTCGAACACATCTATCGCCACCACCGCCGCTATCGCATCACCGAGGGCTCGGAAGAGATCCAGATGCGCAAGGTCGCGGCGTTCCTGTTCGGCTATCTGGGCCCCAAGCGCCAGGAATTCGCCGAGCTGGAGAAGCGCTACGACGAGCTGCGCGCGTCGGGCCTGAACGACCGCGAGATCGAGATTTAG
- a CDS encoding tetratricopeptide repeat protein, whose product MVKMSSRIAGVALGLGLGWFISGPAAASVTVLGANFAHQCYLAAKFGEKYADDPVDICTRSIENESLQRHDLAGTFVNRGVLYMQQGAFKAAEKDFRQAQTLMPNLGEASVNLGGALIGERRYKEGVDEITRGLTLNPEEPEKAFYNRALGFEGLDDMKSAYFDYLHAQQIKPDWAPPKAELSRFTVKPKE is encoded by the coding sequence ATGGTCAAGATGTCCTCGAGGATCGCCGGCGTCGCCCTGGGCCTGGGACTGGGCTGGTTCATCTCCGGTCCGGCCGCCGCATCGGTGACGGTGCTGGGCGCCAATTTCGCTCACCAGTGCTACTTGGCGGCCAAGTTCGGCGAGAAGTACGCCGACGACCCGGTGGATATCTGCACCCGCTCGATCGAGAACGAGAGCCTTCAGCGCCATGACCTGGCCGGCACCTTCGTCAATCGGGGGGTGCTCTACATGCAGCAAGGCGCCTTCAAGGCGGCCGAGAAGGACTTCCGCCAGGCCCAGACCCTGATGCCCAACCTGGGCGAGGCCTCGGTCAATCTGGGCGGGGCGCTGATCGGCGAGCGCCGCTACAAGGAGGGCGTCGACGAGATCACCCGCGGCCTCACCCTGAACCCGGAGGAGCCGGAAAAGGCCTTCTACAATCGCGCCCTGGGCTTCGAGGGCCTGGACGACATGAAGTCGGCCTATTTCGACTATCTGCACGCCCAGCAGATCAAGCCCGACTGGGCCCCGCCCAAGGCCGAGCTGTCCCGTTTCACGGTCAAGCCGAAGGAGTAG
- a CDS encoding glutathione S-transferase family protein, whose amino-acid sequence MIVYGSTLSPFVRKLMAYGAEKGLTLELQPAFPGSTDPEFRKISPFGKIPGFRDGDFTISDSSAIIAYLEAKHPEPALIPTEPKARATAIWYDEFADTILVPSMAKLFFNRIVAPRFMGQEGDLEAADRAEREELPPLFAYLESVIPASGFLVEDRLTLADLAVASPLINIEHAGYVLDRDAYPKTWAYAAAIHARPSFAGLIAAEKAMLGR is encoded by the coding sequence ATGATCGTCTACGGCTCGACCCTCTCGCCCTTCGTCCGCAAGCTGATGGCCTATGGCGCCGAAAAGGGGCTGACGCTCGAGCTGCAGCCGGCCTTCCCCGGCTCGACCGATCCCGAGTTCCGCAAGATCAGCCCGTTCGGCAAGATCCCAGGCTTCCGCGACGGCGACTTCACCATCTCGGATTCCAGCGCCATCATCGCCTATCTGGAAGCCAAACATCCCGAGCCGGCCCTGATCCCCACCGAGCCCAAGGCCCGGGCGACAGCCATCTGGTACGACGAATTCGCCGACACCATCCTGGTCCCATCCATGGCCAAGCTGTTCTTCAACCGCATCGTCGCGCCGCGCTTCATGGGCCAGGAGGGCGATCTGGAAGCCGCCGATCGGGCAGAGCGCGAGGAATTGCCGCCGCTGTTCGCCTACCTCGAAAGCGTAATCCCGGCGTCTGGTTTCCTCGTGGAGGATCGCCTGACCTTGGCTGACCTGGCCGTCGCCAGCCCCCTCATCAATATCGAGCACGCCGGCTATGTGCTGGACCGGGACGCCTATCCCAAGACCTGGGCCTATGCCGCCGCCATCCACGCCCGGCCGAGCTTCGCCGGGCTGATCGCGGCCGAAAAGGCCATGCTGGGGCGGTGA
- a CDS encoding bifunctional YncE family protein/alkaline phosphatase family protein has protein sequence MAFAAGALARPGQVTSTGQAITPTAAAGALFEPLNPDLKALPGFLAGQASALALSPDGRTLLILTSGFNRNLGPDGKAIPELSNEYVFVYDISGAALVKRQVIALPDSFLGLVWAPGGDRFYVSGGVDDDVLDYGRGADGYALSRSIPLGHKAGLGLRVKPEVAGLAVSPDGRWLLAANLQNDSVSLVDLKSGAVSETDLRPGVIDPAHSGAPGGTFPKAVAFAANGKAYVTSQRDREIIALKVRSGRAEVARRIRTSGQPVALTVGQGGARLYAALDNTDAVAVIDTARDRLVETIPTAAPRALLPKGRPLGGAGSNSLALTPDGKTLLVTNGGQNDVAVVRLDALAAGQAAAKPKDDDGDGDEDGKPAAAAQGSVVIGLIPTGWYPTGVAVGRDARRLYVVNGKSVPGPNPLACRNTLSTAKDANDACNANNQYVWQLEKAGFLTLPTPKPAELGRLTRQAALNNHLRGAAEGSKAEATMAFLRQHIRHVIYIVKENRTYDQVLGDLEVGNGDPKLAVFGRGLTPNLHQLARQFVDLDAFYDSGESSNTGWNWSTAARTNDFTEREAPVNYAERGLQYDQEGDNRNLNVGLPTAAARKAANPVTPDDPNLLPGTADVAAPDGPGGEAGRGYIWDAALRAGLSVRNYGFYGDLSRYFLPADNPALIPLERDPRKAGLTVLYETKPALMDKTDPYFRGFDQKFPDYWRFKEWEHEFDGYVADGKLPSLTLLRLAHDHTGNFGEGLDGVDTVETEVADNDYAVGLVLQKLAQSPYAKDTLVFVVEDDAQDGPDHVDAHRSIAFVAGPYVKQGAVVSTRYDTVMLVKTMETVLGLQPMGLNDALARPMSGVFDTSKASWSYKARVPAVLRSTRLPLPPETAADAGCPAKPVRTAAWWAKAMAGQDFDEEDRLDTAAYNAALWRGLKGEAPYPAARSGRDLRQGRGALLKAGGAAACEGLARR, from the coding sequence ATGGCGTTTGCGGCAGGCGCTCTGGCGCGTCCAGGCCAGGTCACCTCAACCGGCCAGGCCATCACCCCGACGGCGGCGGCCGGCGCCCTGTTCGAACCCTTGAACCCGGACCTGAAGGCATTGCCGGGCTTTCTCGCAGGCCAGGCCTCGGCCCTGGCCCTGTCGCCGGATGGGCGCACCCTCCTGATCCTGACCAGCGGCTTCAATCGCAACCTGGGGCCGGACGGCAAGGCGATCCCCGAGCTCTCCAACGAATATGTGTTCGTCTACGACATCTCCGGCGCGGCGCTGGTCAAGCGCCAGGTCATCGCCCTGCCGGACAGCTTCCTGGGCCTCGTCTGGGCGCCGGGCGGCGATCGGTTCTACGTGTCGGGCGGGGTGGACGACGACGTCCTGGACTATGGCCGAGGGGCCGACGGTTATGCTCTCTCGCGCAGCATCCCGCTCGGGCACAAGGCGGGGCTGGGCCTGCGGGTCAAGCCTGAGGTCGCGGGCCTGGCGGTCAGCCCGGACGGCCGCTGGCTGCTGGCCGCCAACCTGCAGAACGATTCCGTCAGCCTGGTCGACCTCAAGAGCGGCGCGGTCAGCGAGACCGACCTGCGCCCCGGCGTGATCGACCCGGCCCATAGCGGCGCGCCGGGCGGGACCTTTCCCAAGGCGGTCGCCTTCGCCGCGAACGGCAAGGCCTATGTCACGAGCCAGCGGGACCGCGAGATTATCGCGTTGAAGGTCCGCAGCGGGCGGGCGGAGGTTGCTCGCCGGATCCGGACCAGCGGCCAGCCGGTGGCCCTGACCGTGGGCCAAGGCGGCGCGCGGCTCTATGCGGCCCTGGACAACACCGACGCCGTGGCGGTGATCGACACGGCCCGTGACCGCCTGGTCGAGACCATCCCCACGGCCGCTCCCCGCGCCCTCCTGCCCAAGGGACGGCCGCTTGGCGGCGCCGGCTCCAACAGCCTGGCCCTGACCCCGGACGGCAAGACCCTCCTGGTCACCAACGGCGGCCAGAACGACGTGGCGGTGGTGCGGCTGGACGCCCTGGCGGCGGGCCAGGCCGCGGCCAAGCCCAAGGATGACGACGGCGATGGCGACGAGGACGGCAAGCCCGCCGCGGCGGCTCAGGGCTCGGTGGTGATCGGCCTGATCCCCACCGGCTGGTACCCGACCGGCGTCGCAGTCGGCCGGGATGCGCGCCGGCTCTATGTCGTCAACGGAAAGTCAGTCCCCGGACCAAATCCGCTGGCCTGCCGCAACACCCTGAGCACGGCCAAGGACGCCAACGACGCCTGCAACGCGAACAACCAGTATGTCTGGCAGCTGGAAAAGGCCGGGTTCCTCACCCTGCCGACGCCGAAGCCGGCCGAGCTCGGCCGCCTGACCCGCCAGGCCGCCCTGAACAACCACCTGCGCGGCGCTGCGGAGGGCTCCAAGGCCGAGGCGACCATGGCCTTCCTGCGCCAGCACATCCGGCACGTGATCTATATCGTCAAGGAGAACCGCACCTACGACCAGGTGCTGGGCGACCTGGAGGTCGGGAACGGCGACCCGAAGCTGGCGGTGTTCGGCCGGGGCCTGACCCCCAACCTGCATCAGCTGGCCCGCCAGTTCGTCGACCTGGACGCCTTCTACGACAGCGGCGAGAGCAGCAACACGGGTTGGAACTGGTCGACCGCGGCGCGGACCAACGACTTCACCGAGCGCGAGGCGCCGGTGAACTATGCCGAGCGGGGCCTGCAGTACGACCAGGAGGGCGACAATCGGAACCTCAATGTGGGCCTGCCGACCGCCGCCGCGCGCAAAGCCGCCAATCCCGTGACGCCGGACGATCCCAACCTGCTGCCCGGGACCGCCGATGTCGCGGCGCCCGACGGCCCGGGCGGCGAGGCCGGGCGGGGCTACATCTGGGATGCGGCGCTGAGGGCCGGGCTGAGCGTTCGCAACTACGGCTTCTATGGCGACCTGTCGCGCTACTTCCTGCCTGCGGACAATCCGGCCCTGATCCCCCTGGAGCGTGACCCGCGCAAGGCGGGCCTGACCGTGCTCTACGAGACCAAGCCCGCCTTGATGGACAAGACCGACCCCTATTTCCGCGGCTTCGACCAGAAGTTCCCCGACTATTGGCGCTTCAAGGAATGGGAGCACGAGTTCGACGGCTATGTGGCCGACGGCAAGCTGCCAAGCCTGACACTCCTGCGCCTGGCCCACGACCACACCGGCAATTTCGGCGAGGGGCTGGACGGGGTCGACACGGTCGAGACGGAGGTGGCCGACAACGACTACGCCGTGGGCCTGGTCCTGCAGAAGCTGGCGCAGAGTCCCTACGCCAAGGACACCCTGGTGTTCGTGGTCGAGGACGACGCCCAGGACGGGCCCGACCACGTCGACGCCCACCGCTCGATCGCCTTCGTCGCCGGGCCCTATGTCAAACAGGGGGCCGTGGTCTCCACGCGCTACGACACCGTGATGCTGGTCAAGACCATGGAGACGGTGCTGGGCCTCCAGCCCATGGGCCTGAACGACGCCCTGGCGCGGCCGATGAGCGGGGTGTTCGATACGTCGAAGGCCTCTTGGAGCTACAAGGCCCGCGTGCCGGCTGTGCTGCGCTCGACCCGGCTGCCCCTGCCGCCGGAGACGGCCGCAGACGCCGGTTGCCCGGCCAAGCCCGTCCGCACCGCCGCCTGGTGGGCCAAGGCCATGGCGGGCCAGGACTTCGATGAGGAGGACCGCCTGGACACCGCCGCCTATAACGCCGCCCTGTGGCGCGGGCTGAAGGGCGAGGCGCCCTATCCGGCGGCGCGTAGCGGGCGCGACCTGAGGCAAGGGCGGGGAGCGCTGCTGAAGGCCGGCGGGGCGGCGGCCTGCGAGGGCCTGGCCCGCCGCTGA
- a CDS encoding DUF1109 domain-containing protein has protein sequence MKTEDLIATLAADATATPKSPFGARLALACGGAAAVSLMILLAWLGLRHDLMAALETRQFWMKAVYTAWLSIGGFIAVARLARPGGRLGVAAWVTAAAFVSMLSMGGMRMMRTPPAERMADWMGHSWNLCPVRIVVFGIPVFLALTFVLQRMAPTRLALTGAVAGLLSGALGATVYGLACTETSAAFVATWYSLGVGACAGIGALLGPRLLRW, from the coding sequence ATGAAGACTGAAGACCTCATCGCCACCCTGGCGGCCGACGCCACCGCGACGCCGAAGAGCCCGTTCGGCGCGCGCCTGGCCCTGGCCTGCGGCGGCGCGGCGGCGGTGTCGCTGATGATCCTGCTGGCCTGGCTGGGCCTCAGGCACGACCTGATGGCGGCGCTGGAGACGCGCCAGTTCTGGATGAAGGCGGTCTATACTGCCTGGCTCAGCATCGGCGGCTTCATCGCCGTGGCGCGCCTTGCCCGGCCCGGCGGGCGCCTGGGCGTCGCCGCCTGGGTGACGGCCGCGGCCTTCGTCAGCATGCTGTCCATGGGCGGGATGCGGATGATGCGGACCCCGCCGGCCGAGCGGATGGCCGACTGGATGGGCCACAGCTGGAACCTCTGCCCGGTCCGGATCGTGGTGTTCGGCATCCCGGTATTCCTGGCCCTTACCTTCGTCCTGCAGCGCATGGCCCCGACCCGCCTGGCCCTGACCGGGGCCGTGGCCGGCCTGCTTTCGGGCGCGCTCGGCGCCACGGTCTATGGCCTGGCCTGCACCGAGACCAGCGCCGCCTTCGTCGCCACCTGGTACAGCCTGGGCGTCGGCGCCTGCGCCGGCATCGGCGCGCTCCTGGGGCCGCGGCTCTTGAGGTGGTGA
- a CDS encoding sigma-70 family RNA polymerase sigma factor, producing the protein MTDEAQLKALMVKGLGGDTVAHGRLLSHLSRCLRGYFARRLGSGAADLEDLVQDTLLAIHLKRASYDTAQPFTPWAYAVARYKLIDHYRRSGARKAVPLEEAGVLLAQDDVEEGAVRRDLGKLLNTLPERQRQVMIEVKLAGHSVEEAARRSGMSVSAVKVAIHRGIKALGKRVRDED; encoded by the coding sequence GTGACGGACGAGGCTCAGCTCAAGGCGCTGATGGTGAAGGGGCTGGGCGGCGACACCGTCGCGCACGGCCGACTGCTGTCGCATCTGAGCCGATGCCTGCGAGGCTATTTCGCGCGGCGCCTGGGCTCGGGTGCGGCGGATCTGGAAGACCTCGTACAGGACACGCTCTTGGCCATTCACCTGAAGCGCGCCAGCTACGACACCGCCCAGCCCTTCACCCCCTGGGCCTATGCGGTCGCGCGCTACAAGCTGATCGACCACTATCGCCGCAGCGGCGCGCGCAAGGCGGTTCCGCTGGAAGAGGCGGGCGTGCTGCTGGCCCAGGACGACGTCGAGGAGGGCGCGGTGCGCCGCGACCTGGGCAAGCTGCTAAACACCCTGCCCGAGCGGCAGCGCCAGGTGATGATCGAGGTCAAGCTGGCCGGCCATTCGGTCGAGGAGGCGGCGCGCCGGTCGGGCATGTCGGTTTCGGCGGTCAAGGTCGCCATCCATCGCGGGATCAAGGCCCTGGGCAAGCGGGTGCGCGATGAAGACTGA